One Thermodesulfobacteriota bacterium genomic region harbors:
- the greA gene encoding transcription elongation factor GreA, which translates to MSTERVPITPEGYKRLQDELQRLKTVERPQVIKMIEYARSLGDLSENAEYETAKQRQSFVEGRIQELENKIARAEVIDPSTLPNKDRVMFGVHVTIEEIETGNTITYQLVGPDESEPENGKISVTSPIGRALLGKREDDEARVQTPSGIREFVVLKIE; encoded by the coding sequence ATGTCAACGGAGAGAGTTCCAATTACACCCGAAGGATACAAGAGGCTTCAAGACGAGCTACAGAGGCTTAAAACAGTGGAGCGGCCTCAGGTCATAAAGATGATTGAATACGCCAGGTCCCTCGGAGACCTCTCTGAAAATGCGGAGTACGAGACGGCAAAACAGAGACAGAGCTTTGTCGAGGGAAGGATTCAAGAGCTTGAGAATAAGATTGCCCGGGCGGAGGTTATAGACCCATCAACCCTTCCTAATAAAGATAGGGTTATGTTTGGAGTGCATGTGACAATTGAAGAAATAGAAACCGGTAACACCATAACCTATCAACTGGTCGGGCCGGACGAATCCGAGCCGGAGAACGGAAAAATCTCCGTAACCTCTCCCATAGGTCGGGCGCTTCTGGGAAAGCGTGAAGACGACGAAGCCCGCGTCCAAACCCCTTCGGGGATAAGGGAGTTTGTGGTGTTGAAGATTGAGTAG